A segment of the Leptospira andrefontaineae genome:
CCTTTCGTCCAAACTTCTGTTCCGATGGCAAAGGCATGTATTTCTAAAAAAGTACATTATTTGGATATCACCGGAGAAATTCCAGTGTATGAATCTTTGCAAGCTTTAGGAGAAGAAGCCGAGAAAGCAGGAGTTCTTCTTTTACCGGGCGTTGGATTTGATATTGTTCCTACAGATTGTTTGGCTTCTTCTTTGAAAGAATCTCTCTCTAAGCCAAAGTTTTTGGAACTTGCATTTGTAGGTTTAAGTGAAGTTTCTCCAGGCACAATGAAAAGTGCACTCGCTCAATTGCCTTATGGATCTAAGATCAGAAGGGACGGCGAAATGGTTGGAGTTCCCCATCTGAGCAGAACTAGGGAAGTGGTTGCAGGTGGGAAAACCTACAGAGTGTATGGAATTCCTTGGGGAGACGTTTTTACTGCCTATATTTCTACAGGTATTCCGAATATTGATGTGTATACGGATATTCCTTCCGGGCAGGTGAATGCGTTACGCTATTTTAAACCGATCATCTCTTTATTAAAAATTCCTTTTATATTAAAAGGAGTTCAAGCATTGGTCGGAAAAACGATCAAAGGCCCAGGAGAAAGAACAAGGACTTTAGTCAAAACAACAGTCTGGGGAGAAGTTCGATCGGAAGAAGGAAAAAAGTCCACAAAAGTTTTAGAATGTAAAGAAGGTTACGAATTCACAGTGGAATCTTCTCTTGCAGCGGTTTCCAAGGTTCTTGCTGGAAAAGGAGGAAAGGGATTTAAGACCCCGAGTCTTGCATTTGGTTCCGAATTCGTTTTGGAAATTCCCGGATCTAAATGGAAAGATATTTCAAATTGAATAGAAGTCTCTTTCTTTCGATCTAGAATTTATTCTTTACATTCTTTTTCACACTTTTACATTACAGAGCTGTCGATCATGTCTCATTCTCGTCCGTGTATATTATCACTTTTTCTAATATTTCTTTCCGCTTGCACTACCATTAAAGTGCATGTTCCTAAAACTCTTTCCGGTGCTCATGAGATCCAAGAACATTGGATGGAAGTGAGATCGGGTGCTCCCGATTACGATTCAAAGGATCCGGATATAGAGATAGAATTCCCGAGCGAGGATCCGGCTCGTTTTGTATATTACGAGGATGGATTCACTTCTTGGACCGGATGGGGAAAAAATTATGAGAATTTATATGGACCAATTTCCAAACTGATCCGGAAAGAATTGAACGATCATAAGGAAGATTATCCGGGAAAACATAAGATCATAATCCAAAAGTTCAAATTGGAATCTATAGATCATT
Coding sequences within it:
- a CDS encoding saccharopine dehydrogenase family protein, with product MTISKWMIYGANGYTGELIARRAVSRGLKPVLAGRSRGKIEELANELRLEYKIFDLNNSNEVGSNIQGFQLVLHCAGPFVQTSVPMAKACISKKVHYLDITGEIPVYESLQALGEEAEKAGVLLLPGVGFDIVPTDCLASSLKESLSKPKFLELAFVGLSEVSPGTMKSALAQLPYGSKIRRDGEMVGVPHLSRTREVVAGGKTYRVYGIPWGDVFTAYISTGIPNIDVYTDIPSGQVNALRYFKPIISLLKIPFILKGVQALVGKTIKGPGERTRTLVKTTVWGEVRSEEGKKSTKVLECKEGYEFTVESSLAAVSKVLAGKGGKGFKTPSLAFGSEFVLEIPGSKWKDISN